The following DNA comes from Alnus glutinosa chromosome 6, dhAlnGlut1.1, whole genome shotgun sequence.
TATTTCAGAGCTTAAGCGTACAAAGAACCTGACAAGGTCTATGATGCTAACTGCATCCTTTTCGGTTCAGACAGACGCTGAGGTCAAAGTTTTCTGAATCTGCCAATTAAATATTTAGTTTGTTCGATTGCAGAGATTTCGGTGAAAAAGACGTGAAATCACCACCTCGCCCCCACCCCCAACCCCCCCTCCCTTCTTAAAAAAAGTTCACATATAATTCTTAAATTTTCACCCATTTTTATAAAAGATACTTAAACTTTAaggcatttatttttttaaaaaaagttttaatctcgatctttcgttaaattttttttgttaaattttgtcaaaaatttcaaaatacccttatgtttaatttttttttgaaaaaattatattttttttcaaagattcatgaatggatatttttataaattttgttaaattctaataaacacctaaatcttagtaattttttatcttcctaaaaaaaaaatgaggggtattttgaaaattttgacatgatttaatgaaaaattctaacagatgactgaaattaaaactttctgaaaaataaatatgtatcctaaattgagacgttttaaggTTTAGGTacctattttaaaaaatggtgaaagttcagaagttataaataaagttctctcaaaaattaaaaaaaaattaaaaaaaattaaaaaaaattaaaaaagaagaagaagaagaagaaaagcggcttcttatttttgtttttgttttttttttttttttttttcttaaaggaccaaaatttataaaaatgaaataaccaCCTTGGCATTAACATGAAGGGTGGAACGAGCCATAACATAACCTCAGTTACCAAAAAATTAccatatattataataataccCAATGTCCTACTAACAAAGGAGTGGGACGTAAATGAGTAGGGTCAACCTATAACTTGATTCATCCAGCCTCACCATGAGTATTGTAATGAGAAAGTATGGGTTATAATAATAACATAATACCCATGATATATTCTCGTTTTTTTTCtgttaaaatattaacataAATGGTCATTTAGCATGGTATCATAACTAGGAAAGGTTTGTTCAAacattatttttgttatgtacctctcattttaattaagagtaacgctaaaaattatatttttttttctcataaagCTAATGTAATAGTAATATATTtgctaaaaattaatttttttttttatctcacaactatCGCACagtggttaagtgacacatccatTGTAggataattgtaagataaaattgTTGTCTTTAACATTCTTATagataaaaatattattcaaacaTTGTCTCTGTCATTTACCTatctaatttcaattaaataatctATATGTTTGATCTCACTTATTAAGAACAATTAGAGTTTGCGTGTGAGAagaatgttaaaaaatattaattaaattatcaaatCAATAATTCTCTATAAGCTTATGCTTTTTATAATAAATGATTTATCCTCCTCAGACAGATGACATCAAATTCACCAAATTATATTggagtaattaaatttacagtTATATGCTAACATCATTGATGGCAAAAGCTGATTCCATTCCAATCTTGATTCTTAGGTAGGTGATAATAGCTACAACATAACACATAATATAATGCTCTAGTAGAAGCCTTTTCTTTTGtgcttcctatatatatatatatatatatacttccaaCTCGGTGCAACTTCATATTATCAAGGCATTAACATTCCCAAAAGAGAAACactcacagagagagagagagagttatggAGATAAATGAACAGGGTTTCTTGGAGGAATTGCTAGCTCTAAGAGGAGACACTTTTGAAACAATCCCAACAGAAATGAATGAGCTCTTCTCCAATGGCTGGACTTTTGATTACTTTCATCAAAACCCAGCCCTTGTCTTTCCATACTCTTCCTGCGAAGGATTCTCCCCGCCGCCGGAACAAACTTTCAATGAGCTCTATTTCCCATTTGGCAATGAATTCTCCGCTCCACAGCTTACTGATTCACCGCTTAACACATTTGATACGCCGCCGTTTCCGGTTCAAGAAGATCACTATCCCTTGGCGATGATGGAAGAGGAACTGGGTATTCTTGGGGATGAAATTCACGATTTGGAGGTGCAGGCTTCTTGCAAAGTGGAGCCAATACAGTCGCCAGAAGCCCCGGCTTTCAACATGGGTGAAGGAAAGAGTCGAGCTAAAAAGCTTCAGGGCCAGCCATCGAAGAATCTAATGGCTGAGAGAAGGCGAAGAAAGCGGTTAAATGATCGCCTTTCAATGCTGAGATCCATTGTTCCTAAGATAAGCAAGGTAAACCTTTTTTGACCACATTCTAAGCATGCAGCCTGAAGGGTTCATGTTTATATGTATGGAGACTAATTTGCCTTGTTTGGATGCTGATTTAATTTAACAGATGGACAGGACGTCTATACTTGGAGACACAATAGATTACATGAAGGAGCTCCTAGAGAAAATCAAGAACTTGCAAGACATTGAGGTGAATTCAGACATTTTCAAGAATGTGAAACCAAATGAAGTCTTGGTTAGAAATTCACCAAAGGTGAGTTCTTTAATTATACGCACGGCTAGCTCAGTAACTTGAATCAATC
Coding sequences within:
- the LOC133871020 gene encoding transcription factor bHLH93-like — translated: MEINEQGFLEELLALRGDTFETIPTEMNELFSNGWTFDYFHQNPALVFPYSSCEGFSPPPEQTFNELYFPFGNEFSAPQLTDSPLNTFDTPPFPVQEDHYPLAMMEEELGILGDEIHDLEVQASCKVEPIQSPEAPAFNMGEGKSRAKKLQGQPSKNLMAERRRRKRLNDRLSMLRSIVPKISKMDRTSILGDTIDYMKELLEKIKNLQDIEVNSDIFKNVKPNEVLVRNSPKFDVERRNVDTRIEICCSGKPGLLLSTVNTLEALGLEIEQCVISCFNDFAMQASCSEDMEQRILLSSEDVKQALFRNAGYGGRCL